A stretch of the Amycolatopsis sp. BJA-103 genome encodes the following:
- a CDS encoding GNAT family N-acetyltransferase yields MRTVGAYELDDDPARVDLDVVWKCLSTSVYWGKWRDRELIEKVFRNAWRVVGAYEASTGRLVGFARAFSDTIGSAYLADVFVLEDARGAGLGKELVREMIDNGPGAEFRWMLHTADAHELYRPFGFGDPPEGQYMERSRANGQA; encoded by the coding sequence ATGAGGACTGTCGGTGCTTACGAACTGGACGACGACCCGGCTCGGGTGGACCTCGACGTGGTGTGGAAGTGCCTGTCCACCAGCGTCTACTGGGGCAAGTGGCGAGACCGCGAGCTGATCGAGAAGGTCTTTCGGAACGCGTGGCGCGTCGTCGGCGCGTACGAGGCTTCGACAGGCCGCCTGGTCGGCTTCGCGCGGGCGTTTTCGGACACCATCGGCAGCGCCTACCTGGCGGACGTCTTCGTCCTCGAGGACGCGCGCGGCGCGGGGCTCGGCAAGGAACTGGTCCGGGAGATGATCGACAACGGCCCGGGCGCGGAGTTCCGGTGGATGCTGCACACCGCCGACGCGCACGAGCTGTACCGGCCGTTCGGCTTCGGGGACCCGCCGGAGGGGCAGTACATGGAGCGGTCCCGGGCCAACGGGCAGGCCTAG